A stretch of DNA from Mycobacterium senriense:
CCTGGTGGACGTGCAATCGGTGAGCAAGGTGCAGGGTGTCGCATTCCTGGCCGACGAGATCGGTCGCGTCATCCGCGCCGCGCTGGGCGGGACGCTGGCCGAAGTGGAGAACGACAAGACGATGGTCGCCAAGATGGCGGCAGCAACGGTTGGAGCCGGCGCATGAGCTCAGTGGTTCCGGCCGGCAACAACATAGAGCGAAGCGATGAGGAGGAGCGGCGCTCGTGACTGACGTGATCGGCAACCTGGCGGGCAAAGACCTCGGTGTGACTGCGAAGTTGACCAAAAACGACGGGGTCCCCACCACGGACCAGCCGCAGAAGTCCAAGGACTTCACCAGTGACCAAGAGGTCCGTTGGTGCCCGGGCTGCGGCGACTACGTCATCCTCAACACCATCCGCAACTTCCTGCCCGACCTCGGGCTGCGTCGCGAGAACATCGTGTTCATCAGCGGCATCGGCTGCTCGAGCCGCTTCCCGTACTACCTCGAGACCTACGGCTTTCACTCGATCCACGGCCGCGCACCGGCCATCGCCACCGGTTTGGCGCTGGCCCGCGAGGACCTCTCGGTCTGGGTGGTCACCGGTGACGGTGACGCGCTGTCGATCGGCGGTAACCATCTGATCCACGCGCTGCGCCGCAACGTCAACATCACCATCCTGCTGTTCAACAACCGGATCTACGGTCTGACCAAGGGTCAGTACTCGCCGACATCAGAGGTCGGCAAGGTCACCAAGTCGACCCCGATGGGATCGCTGGACCACCCGTTCAACCCGGTGTCGCTGGCGCTGGGCGCCGAGGCGACCTTCGTCGGCCGCGCGCTGGACTCCGACCGCAACGGACTGACCGAGGTGCTGCGCGCCGCCGCCGGGCACCGGGGCGCCGCCGTGGTCGAGATCCTGCAGGACTGCCCGATCTTCAACGACGGCTCGTTCGACGCGCTGCGCAAGGAAGGCGCCGAGGAGCGGGTCA
This window harbors:
- a CDS encoding 2-oxoacid:ferredoxin oxidoreductase subunit beta translates to MTDVIGNLAGKDLGVTAKLTKNDGVPTTDQPQKSKDFTSDQEVRWCPGCGDYVILNTIRNFLPDLGLRRENIVFISGIGCSSRFPYYLETYGFHSIHGRAPAIATGLALAREDLSVWVVTGDGDALSIGGNHLIHALRRNVNITILLFNNRIYGLTKGQYSPTSEVGKVTKSTPMGSLDHPFNPVSLALGAEATFVGRALDSDRNGLTEVLRAAAGHRGAAVVEILQDCPIFNDGSFDALRKEGAEERVINVRHGEPIVFGANGEYCVVRSGFGLEVAKTADVSVDEIVVHDAHSDNSAYAFALSRLSDQNLDHTVLGIFRNISRPTYDDAARAQVQAAQSAKAFDSAALQSLLRGRDTWTVD